GTCCGCTCCCGTCGGATCCGCGGCCGCCGCACCGGCGCCCGTCGCGCCCGGCCGCCGCGCCGTCGTCGACCTCGACGCGATCCGTCACAACGTCCGCGTGCTCGCCGCGCTCGCCGCCCCCGCCCGCACGATGGTCGCGGTCAAGGCCGACGCCTACGGCCACGGCGCCCTGCAGGTCGCCCGCGCCGCCCTCGAGGCCGGCGCCGAGAGCCTCGCGGTGCTCGACGTCGCGTCCGCGGTCGAGCTCCGTCGCGCCGGCATCGACGCCCGCCTGCTCGCCTGGCTGCACGGCGTCGACACCGACTTCCGCACGGCGGTCGAGGAGGGCATCGACCTCGGCGTCTCGGCGCCGTGGGAGCTGGAGCGCATCGCCGCCGCGGGCCGTGCCACGGGGATCCGGGCCCGCGTGCACCTCAAGGCCGACACGGGCCTCAGCCGCAACGGCGCCACCCCCGGGATGTGGCCCGACCTGGTGCGCGCCGCGGTCGCCGCCGACGCCGCGGGGGAGCTGACCCTGCACGCCCTCTGGTCGCACCTCGCCGACGCCTCGCCCGAGGACGACGACGCCGCGCTCGCCCGCTTCCACGAGGCCGTGCGCGTGGCCGAGGAGCTGGGGGCGCGCCCGGCCGAGAAGCACCTGGCCGCGAGCTCCGCGGGGATCCGCCTGCCCGCCGCGCACTTCGACATGGTGCGCTTCGGGATCGCCGTCTACGGCATCTCCCCGTTCGACGACCGCTCCGGCCGGGACCTCGGGCTCATCCCCGCCATGACGCTCGAGGCCGACGTCGTCTCGGTGAAGCGCGTCGAGGCGGGCCACGGCGTCTCGTACGGCCTCGACCACCGCACCGCCGGTCCGTCGACGCTCGCGCTCGTGCCGCTCGGCTACGCCGACGGGATCCCGCGCATCGCCGGCCCCCGCGCCTCCGTGCTGCTGAACGGCCGCCGCTTCCCGGTCGCCGGCCGCATCGCCATGGACCAGCTCGTGCTCGACGTCGGCGACCTGCCCGTCGAGGTCGGCGACACCGCGGTGATCCTCGGCCCGGGCGATCGCGGCGAGCCCACCGCGGAGGAGTGGGCCGGCTGGGCCGAGACCATCGGCGACGAGATCGTGACGCGCGTGGGGCCGCGGGTCGACCGGATCCACCTGCACGAGCGCGCGACCGCCGACGAGGCCGTCGCCGCCGACGAGGTCCTCTCCGACGAGCTCGTCCCCGTCGCCACCACGGACGACATGGAGGAGCTCGGCCGCGCCTTCGCCCGCGAGCTCGGCGCGGGCGACCTCGTCGTGCTCTCCGGTCCGCTCGGTGCCGGCAAGACCACGTTCACGCGCGGGCTCGGCGAGGGCCTGGGCGTCCGCGGGCCCGTCACGAGCCCCACCTTCGTGCTCGCGCGCACCCACCCGAGCCTCGTCGACGGCCCGCCGCTGGTGCACGTCGACGCGTACCGGCTCGCCGACGCCCGCGAGCTCGACGACCTCGACATCGACTTCGCCCGTTCTGTCGTCGTGGTCGAGTGGGGCCAGGGCAAGCTCGACGGCGTCGCGGACGCGTGGTGGGACCTCGCCATCGCCAGGCCCACGGGCGCGGGCGACGCGGATCCGCTCCCCGGCGACGAGGACGCCGCCCCCGAGGAGCCCCGCGCGGTCCGCGTCCGCCGCCTCCGCGCGCGCCCCCGCGCCTAGACTCGTCCAGTGCTCCTCGCGATCGACACCTCCGCCGGCACGGGCGTCGCCGTCATCGACCCCGACGGCCGCGTGCTCGCCGAGCGCCAGGAGGCCGACACGATGCGGCACGCCGAGGTCATCGGCACGCTGCTCGAGGACTGCCTCACCGCGTCCGGCGTCGAGCGCTGCGACATCCGCGCCGTCGTGGCGGGCATGGGCCCCGGACCCTTCACCGGCCTGCGCGTCGGCATCGCGGCGGCCCGGGTCCTCGCGACCGGCCTCGACGTCCGGGTGATCCCCGTGGTCAGCCATGACGCCCTCGCCTACGACCACTACGCGGCGGGCGGCACCGGATCCCTCGTCGTCGTCACCGACGCGCGCCGGCGCGAGCTGTACTGGTCCGTGTACCGCGCCCCCGAGCCGGGCGGCGTCGCCGAGCGCACGGCCGGCCCCGGACTCAGCAGGCCGGACGACGTGCCCGCCGCCGACCACCGCGTGGACGCCACCGCCGTGCGCGCGGCCTCGCTCGCGCAGGTCGCCCGCCGCATGGACGAGCTCGACCTCCCGTCCGCGGCCGACGAGGCGCTGTACCTCCGCTCGCCCGACGTCACGGTGTCGGCCGGACCGAAGCGGGTGACGGCGTGAGCGTCCTGTTCCGCCCCGCGGCGCTCGACGACCTCGGGGCGCTCATGCACCTGGAGACGACCACGTTCGTCAGCGACGCCTGGTCGCCCGACTCCATGCGCGGTGAGCTGACGACCCGGCACGGCTGGTACGTCGTCGCGGTCGACGGGTCCGACGGCCGGATCCTCGGCTACGCCGGCCTCTCCTGCCCGCGCGGCGCGCACGCCGCCGACGTGCAGACCATCGCGGTCGCCGAGGGGAGCCGCGGCCGCGGCATCGGCCGGGCCCTCCTCACCCGGCTCGTCGCGGAGGCGCACGCCCGCGGCGCCCGCGAGGTGCTGCTCGAGGTCCGCGACGACAACCCGGTGGCGCAGGCGCTCTACTCCTCGCTCGGCTTCGAGGCCATCGCCGTCCGCCCGCACTACTACCAGCCGGACGACGTCGACGCCGTGGTGATGCGCGTCGCCCTGGGGGAGGCGCCGCCCGAGGTCGCCGAGCCGCGGGACGGACCGCGCCCGGCCGACCCCGCCGCCGTCGACCCCGACCCCGGCGCCCCGGAGCGCTCGGCCGCCGACGCCGGCCCCCTCGTCCTCGGGATCGAGACCTCCTGCGACGAGACCGGCATCGGCATCGTGCGGGGCCAGACGCTCCTCGCCAACGTGATCTCCAGCTCCATGGAGGAGCACGCCCGCTACGGCGGCGTCGTGCCCGAGGTCGCCGCCCGGGCGCACCTCGAGGCGCTGACCCCCGCGATCGATGCCGCGCTCGCCGAGGCCGGCGTCGCCCTCCGCGACCTCGACGCCGTGGCCGTCACCGCGGGCCCCGGCCTCTCCGGTGCGCTCATGGTGGGCGTCGGCGCGGCCAAGGCGCTCGCCGTGGCCCTCGACGTCCCGCTGCACGGCGTGAACCACCTCGTGGGGCACGTCGGGGCGGACCTCCTCAGCACCGACGGCGGCCCCGGCCGCCCGCTCGAGACCCCGAGCATCGCGCTCCTCGTCTCCGGCGGCCACACCTCCCTGCTGCTCGTGCGCGACCTCGTCGACGACGTCGAGCTCCTCGGCGAGACCATCGACGACGCGGCGGGCGAGGCGTTCGACAAGGTCGCGCGCGTGCTCGGCCTGCCGTACCCCGGCGGCCCCCACATCGACCGGGTCGCGGCCGACGGCGACCCGAAGGCGATCCGCTTCCCCCGCGGCCTCAGCCTCCCGAAGGACATGGAGCGCCACCGCTACGACTTCTCCTTCTCCGGCCTCAAGACGGCGGTGGCCCGCTGGGTGGAGAAGCGCCAGGACGCCGGCGAGCCCGTCCCGGTGGCGGATGTCGCCGCGAGCTTCCGCGAGGCCGTCGTCGACGTGCTGCTCACCAAGGCCGTCGCCGCGTGCGTCGAGCACGGCGTGCCGCGCCTCCTGCTGGGCGGCGGCGTCGTCGCGAACGCGCGGGTGCGCGAGCTCGCGGCGGAGCGGTGCGCGGCCGCGGGCATCGAGCTGCGGATCCCGCCCCTGTCGCTCTGCACCGACAACGGCGCGATGATCGCGGCGCTCGGTGCCCGCCTCATCGTGTCCGGCCGAGCACCGTCGGGCCTCGCGTTCGGCGCCGACTCGACCCTGCCGGTCACCGTCGTCCAGGTCTGACCGCCGCCCGTCCCCGCGTCCCCGCTGAGCGGGACCCCCGTACGGGGCATTTCCGCGTGCCGCTGAATGCGGGACGCGCATCACGGTATGTTCCCAGGGACGAAAGGAACGACAATGACCGATCCGCAGAACCCGGACCGCTCCGCCCACGACTTCCCGCCCGCTCCCGGCCAGCCGTCCTACCCGGCGGCCCCCGCTGCCGGATCCGGCTCGCCCTACGCGGCGCCGTACCAGCCCGGCCAGGGCGGTGCTCCCAAGAAGGGCCTCGCCATCACCTCGATGGTGCTCGGCATCGTCTCGGTCGCGCTGTCGCTGTTCCTCTGGTTCCTCACGTTCTTCGTGGGCATCGCGGCGATCATCACGGGTGTCCTGGCGCGCAAGCGCAACCCGGAGGCCAAGGGCTTCGCGCTCACCGGCATCATCACCGGCGTCGTGGGCGTCCTCCTGAGCCTGCTCTTCGGCATCCTCGCGATCGCGGTCATCGGCGGCGCCCTGAGCACGGGCACCATCGACGGCACGCCCATCCCGACGGCTCCGTAGCACGCACCACCCGCACGACACGACGCGGCCGTCCCCTCGGGGCGGCCGCGTCGTCGCGTCCCGGCCCGCGGGCCGACCGGCCTCAGCCCGCGTCGACCCCGTGCCGGTCCGCGAGGATCGCCACGCGCCGGCCGCCCACGCGCGTCGCGATGAGCGTCGCCGACGCGTCGCCCTTCAGCTGCAGCCGCGTGCGCAGCCGCGCCGGATCGACGTCGACCCCGCGCTTCTTGATCTCGAGCGTCCCGATCCCGCGCGCCCGCAGCTCGCGCTTCAGGCGCTGCTCGTCGAGCGGCAGCACCTCGCGCACGCGGAACCCGCGCGCGAAGGGCGTCGCCTGCTCCCGGTCCGACGTGATCCACGCGATGCCCTCGCCGACCATGCGCCCGTCGAGCGACCGGGCCACGTCGCCGATGAGCCGCGCGCGGATCACCGCGCCGTCCGGCTCGTACAGGTGCGCGCCGAGCTCGCCGAGCTCCGCGTCCTCGCTGTCGGCGGCCGACGTGAGCTCCGCCTGCGACCCGCCGGCGATCACGAGCGCCGCCCGCCGCACGCCGTCGCGCCGCGTGGGCCCGAACCACAGGCCCATCTCCACCGCCTGCCCGTCGACGGACACCCACTGCGCCTCCGCCTCCTCGGGGATGAGGTCGCGGTCGAGCCCCGGCCCGAGCTTGATCCCGGCGGCCCGCCCCGCCGCGAGCGCGAACGCGGCGGAGAGGGTGGGAGAGTAGGCGTCCGGATCCGAGATGCGCCGGGTGGAGGAGTGCCCGTCGGTGCGCCGCGCCGGGTCGAGGTACACGCCGTCGACGCGGCCGGCGTCGAACGCCTCGGCCGTGCCCTGCTCGACCTCCGCCTCGGGGAAGGGCGCCAGGTTCCAGCCGGCGACCGCCGCCGTCACCTCGTCGCGCTCCACGGCCGTCACGCGGATCCCGATGGCCGCCATCGCCATGGCGTCCCCGCCGATCCCGCAGCCGAGGTCCGCGACGTGCGCGACGCCGGCCTGCTGGAAGCGGCCCGCGTGCTGCGCCGCGACGGCCAGCCGGGTCGCCTGCTCGAGCCCCGCCTCGGTGAAGAGCATGCGCTCGGCGAAGTCGCCGAACTTGACCCGCGCGCGGGCCCGCAGGCGGGCCTGCGTGAGCACCGCGCTGACGCGGGCGAGCGAGTGCCCCTCGGCCCGCAGCGCGCTGACGATCCGCACCATGTCGTCGCCCGGTCGGGGCTCAGGGAGGGAGTCGAGCAGGCGGAGCCCCTCGAGCGAGAGCACCTCGCGGAGGTCGGTCTGGTCCATCCGCCCACCGTACCGGGGCCGCTTCCCACGGATTGGCACTCGCGTTGCACGAGTGCAAGCCCAGCCCGTAGAATCTCACCTGGCACTCTCCCCCGGGGATTGCCAATCAGTCTTGTCCCGTATGTGAGAAGGAAGAGGTCAACCGTGTCGGTCTCCATCAAGCCGCTCGAGGATCGCATCGTCATCCAGCAGGTCGAAGCCGAGCAGACCACCGCGTCTGGTCTGGTCATCCCCGACACCGCCAAGGAGAAGCCCCAGGAGGGCGAGGTCGTGGCCGTGGGCCCCGGTCGCATCGACGACAACGGCAACCGCGTCCCGCTCGACGTCGCCGTGGGCGACAAGGTCATCTACTCCAAGTACGGCGGAACCGAGGTCAAGTACGACGGCCAGGACCTCCTCGTCCTCTCCGCGCGCGACGTCCTCGCCGTCATCGAGCGCTGACGCTCGTCGCGTAGCGACACCGCACCACCCGGGAGCCCGGCCGACGCGTTCGGCCGGGCTCCCGTGCGTCCGGGAGGGCGCCGTCCGCCGCGGGGCTAGCCTCGGGAGGTGACGCACCCCGCCCCGGAGCCCTCGACCCGCACCGGCCTCCTCGCCGCCGTGAGCGCGTACGGCCTGTGGGGCGTGCTCCCCGTCTTCTTCCTCCTGCTCGTCCCGGCCGGGGCGTTCGAGATCGTCGGCTGGCGCATCCTCTTCTCGCTCGTCGTCTGCGCCGTCGTCATCACGGTCGCCCGCCGCTGGTCGCACGTGGCCGCCATCGTGCGGAGGCCGCGGATCCTCCTCGGCCTCGGGCTCGCCGGCCACCTGATCCTCGTCAACTGGACCGTCTACGTGTACGGCACGCTCTCCGGCCGCGTCGTCGAGACGGCGCTCGGCTACTTCATCAACCCGATCGTCACCGTGCTCCTCGGCGTGATCCTGCTGCGGGAGCGCCTGCGGCCCCTGCAGTGGACGGCCGTCGGGCTGAGCGCCGTCGCGGTCGCCGTCATCGCGATCGGCTACGGCCAGCTGCCGTGGGTCTCGCTGGCGCTCGCCGGGTCCTTCGGCCTCTACGGCCTGGTGAAGAAGCGCGTGAGCGGCGGGGCGGACGCGCTCTCGGGCCTGGCGCTCGAGACCGCCTGGCTCGTGCCGGCCGCCACGGCCATGCTCGTGATCACCGGAGCGGGAGCGGGCCTCACGATCGGCACGGTCTCGCTCGGGCACACCCTCCTCCTGGTGAGCACCGGCGTCGTGACCGCGGGACCGCTCCTCCTGTTCGGCTTTGCCGCGGGCCGCCTGCCGCTCTCGGTGATCGGCCTCACCCAGTACCTGGCGCCGCTCCTGCAGTTCGCCTTCGGCGTCTTCGTGATGCACGAGGCCATGCCGCCGGAGCGCTGGGCGGGATTCGCGATCGTCTGGGCGGCCCTCGTGCTGCTCACGATCGACATGCTCCGCACGGCCCGCCGCCCGGCGGCGCCCCGGGTGCCCATGCAGAGGGAACCGGCGGTCGTCGACGGCATCTGATGCGGATCCCGTCGCGCATTCCCCGAAAGGTAACGATCGGGTCGCGTTACACGCTGGAAATGCCGATGCATTGTGTCCGTCTCACGCGCACCCTAGGGTCGCACCAGGCGAGGCGCGCATTCGCGTGCCTCATGCACCACATTCCCGAGCATCACCACACACATCCATAAGGAGCACCATGAGCGCATTCGGCAGGGCTTCGGCCTCCCGCTCACGATCCGCCCGCACCGCCCTCAGCGCCGTCACCGTCGCGGTGGCCGGCGCCCTCGTCCTGGCCGGCTGCTCCGGCGGCGGCGACGCCGGAGGCACCGGAGGAGGCACGGCCGACGGCGGCCTGGACCTCAAGATCGGCACGATCCTCCCGCAGACCGGTTCGCTGGCCGTCCTCGGCCCGCCCGAGTTCGCCGGCGTGCACCTCGCCGAGCAGGAGATCAACGACGCGAAGGCCGGCATCACGGTCACCGTGACCGACAAGGACTCGGGCGACACCACCACCGACATCGCGAGCCAGTCCGCCACGTCGCTCATCGCGGACGGCAACAGCGCCATCCTCGGTGCCGCGTCCTCCGGCGTCTCGAAGACCTTCATCGACCAGGTCACGCAGGCCGGCGTCGTGCAGCTGTCGCCGGCGAACACCTCGCCCGACTTCACGACCTACGAGGACGACGGCTACTACTGGCGCACCGCCCCCTCGGACGTGCTCCAGGGCCGCATCCTCGGCAACAAGATCCTCCAGGACGGCAAGACCAACGTCTCGATCCTCTACATGAACGACGCGTACGGCACCGGCCTCCGCGAGAACATCAAGAAGACGCTCGAGGAGGGCGGCGCCACCATCGCCGCCGAGTCGGTCTTCGAGCCGTCCGCCACGGACTTCAACAGCGCCATCACGTCGGTGCTCGCCCCGAACCCCGACGCGCTCGTGGTCATCTCGTTCGACGAGATCAAGACGATCGCCGACCAGCTCGCGTCCAAGGGCTTCGACTTCGCGAACTTCTACGGCACGGACGGCAACTACGGCGTCATCAAGGAGACCGACACCAACGTCGACATCGCGGGCGCGCAGTTCACGAACCCCGGCGTCGAGGCCAAGGAGGACTTCCAGGGTCGTCTGCAGGACATGGTCAAGGCCGACGGCGACCCCGAGCTGACCGTGTTCAGCTACGCCGCCGAGTCCTACGACGGCACGACGCTCCTCGCCCTCGCCGCCCTCCAGGGCGGTGCGACCGACGGCGCCACGCTGAAGGAGAACCTGCAGTCCGTCTCCGAGGGCGGCACCAAGTGCGAGTCCTTCGCCGACTGCGCGAAGCTCATCGAGGACGGCGAGGACGTCGACTACGACGGCATCTCCGGCCCCATCACGTGGGATGAGAACGGCGACCCGACCGAGGCGTACGTCTCCGTCTACAAGTACACCGAGGGCAACGTCCAGACCTTCTCCGAGCAGGTCTACGGCAAGCTCGACTAGCACCGCACCACGCACGTCCCGAGGGGCCCGGTCCGCATGGACCGGGCCCCTTCGGCGTGCCCGGGCGGCCGTCGCCGCGCGGCGTGGGAGCTCGGATCCGACTGGGTCGCGACGCACGCATGCCCGAGGCGCGGGACGGCGTCCTGGCGGCCGGTGGAGCGGCGACGGAGTCCTCCTGCGCCGGCTGCCCCGACCCCGGTCCGCGCCGCCCTGCGCCGATTGGGCGGGGTCATCGCCGAGGACCTGCCGCAGCGCCGTCAGGGCGTCAGGGCGTCAGGGGAGGGCTGCCGTGCACGGATCCCGACCCGGACCGCGGCGCGCCTCCATGAGGGCGCGGGCGACGCGGGCGGCGCCCGTCATCATCCGGGTCCCCGCCGCCCGGTCATGCCCCGCACACGACGACGCGGCACCCCCGGAGGGATGCCGCGTCGGGTCGTGCGAAGAGCGGATCAGGGCTGCGGCGCCGCCTTGGCCTTCTCCTGGTCGGCCGCGAGCGTGCCGAGGTACAGCTCGATGACCTTCGGGTCGTTCATGAGCTCGCGCCCCCGGCCCTCGTACGCGTCCCTGCCCTGGTCGAGGACGTAGCCGCGGTCGCAGATCTGCAGGGCGCGACGGGCGTTCTGCTCCACGATCATGACCGAGACGCCCGCGCGGTTGATCTGCGCGACGTTGATGAACGTCTCGTCCTGGCGCACGGGGGACAGGCCGGCGCTCGGCTCGTCGAGGAGCAGGACCGTCGGGTCCATCATGAGCGCGCGCGACATGGCGACCATCTGGCGCTCGCCGCCGGACAGGGATCCGGCGCGCTGCTTGAGGCGCTTGCCGAGCTCCGGGAACAGGTCGGTGACGAACGCCAGCCGCTCCTTGTACATCTTGGGCTTCTGGTAGACGCCCATCTGCAGGTTCTCGTCGATCGTGAGGGTCGGGAACACGTTGTTGTTCTGCGGCACCATGCCCACGCCGCGCGTCACGAGCTTGTCGGCCTTGAGGCCGGTGATGTCCTGGCCGTTCAGCTCGATGCTGCCGCCGCGCACGTTCACCTGCCCGAAGATCGCCTTGAGGAGCGTCGACTTGCCCGCGCCGTTCGGGCCGATGATGCCCACGAGCTCGCCCTTGTCGACGTGCACGTTGCACCCGTTGAGGATGTTGACCCCGGGCAGGTAGCCCGCGTGGAGGTCGGTGGTCTGGAGGACCCGCTCTGCCGTCACTTCTCTGCCGCTTCCTTCTCGATCTCGTCCTTGACGAGGTCGGACTCCATGTCCTTCGCCACCTCGCGCTGGCCCGTGAGGGTGCCGAGGTCGGTGTCGTGGTGGGCGCCGAGGTAGGCGTCGATGACGGCCGGGTCGCTCATCACGGTGGAGGGCGGGCCCTCGGCGACGATGCGGCCCTCGGCCATGACGACGACCCAGTCGGCGATCTCGTTGACCATGTGCATGTCGTGCTCGACGAACAGCACGGTCATGCCCTCGGTCTTGAGGTCGAGGATGTGGTGCAGCAGCGACTGCGTCAGCGCGGGGTTGACCCCGGCCATCGGCTCGTCGAGCATCACGAGCTCGGGCTTGGTCATGAGCGCCCGCGCCATCTCGAGGAGCTTCCGCTGGCCGCCGGAGAGGCTGGCCGCGTAGTCCTCCTCCTTGGCGTCGAGCTTGAACTTCCGGAGGAGTCCGCGAGCGCGCTCCGTGATCTCGTCCTCCTTCTTTCTCCAGAGGGGGCGGATCAGGGCGGAGAAGAAGTTCTCGCCGCCCTGGCCGGTGGCGCCGAGGCGCATGTTCTCCAGCACCGTCATGCCGCCGAGCGCCTTCGTGAGCTGGAACGTGCGCACCATGCCGAGGCGGGCGACGCGGAACGCGCTCATGCCGGCGAGGTTCCGGCCCGAGAACTCCCACTTGCCCGTGTTCGGCTTGTCGAAGCCGGTGAGCAGGTTGAAGAAGGTCGTCTTGCCGGCGCCGTTCGGGCCGATGAGGGCCGTGATGGAGCCGCGCGGGATCTCGAGGTGGTCGACGTCGACCGCCTTCAGGCCGCCGAACTGCCGACTGACGCCGTGCGCGACGATGATGGGGTCCCTCTTGGCGCAGCCCGGACCGGCGTCGCCGTCGAGGATGGCCGAGACCGGGGTCTTGTCAGGCAAAGTGCGTCTCCTTCTTCTTCCCGAAGATGCCCTGTGGTCGGAAGATCACGAGCAGCATGAGCGCGACGCCCACGATGATGAAGCGGATCGGGCCCTGCTGGGTGCTCGAGATGGGCAGCCACTCGTTCGATACCGCGAGGCTGAGCAGGCCGTCCGAGAGCGACAGCGTGACCCAGAAGATGATCGAGCCGATGACCGGGCCGAAGATCGTCGCGGCACCGCCCAGCAGCATGATCGTGTAGAGGAAGAACGTGAGCTGCGTGCCGTAGTTGTCGGGCTGCAGCGACCTCGGGAGGATGAAGACCACGCCCGCGAGCCCGCCGAACACGCCGCCGAGCACGAGCGCCTGCATCTTGTAGGAGTACACGTTCTTGCCGAGCGCGCGGACCGCGTCCTCGTCCTCGCGCACGCCCTTCAGCACGCGGCCCCAGGGGCTGCGCATGAGCAGGAAGACCAGGAGGCAGGCGATGCCGACGAGGCCCCAGCCCACGATGCGGATCCACCACTGGTCGGCGGAGTAGGTGAGGACGCCGGCGCCGAAGCGGCCCTCGGGCAGCGGGTTGAGGTCGTTGAACCCCGCGGCCGCGCCGTTGATGCCCTCGGAGCCGCCCGTGACGCTCGAGAACTCCGGCGTCTTGACGCTCAACCGGATGATCTCCGCCGCCGCGATGGTCACGATGCTCAAGTAGTCGGCCCGCAACCGGAGGGTCGGGATGCCGAGGATGAGCGCGAACACGGTGCTGGCGACGATCGCCGCGAGGAGGGACGCCCAGACGGGCCAGTCGTACATGACCGCCGTGATGGCGAACGCGTACCCGCCGATGGCCATGAAGCCGGCCTGGCCGAAGTTGAGCAGGCCCGTGAAGCCGAAGTGGATCACGAGGCCGACGGTCGCGAGCGCGTACGCCGCGGTGGTCGGCGAGAAGATCTCGCCGATCGCCAGGAAGATGAAGTTGGTGTTCATGCGCGGCTAACCGATCCGATCTTTCCGACCCAGGATGCCCTGGGGCCTGACGAGCAGGATGACGATCATGACCACGAGAGCGGCCACGTACTTCATGTTCTCGGGCAGGACCATGGTGCTGACGTTGATGAACACGCCGATCACGATCGAGCCGATGAGCGCGCCGAACGCCGTGCCCAGGCCGCCGAGGACGACCGCGGAGAAGACGAGCAGCAGGATGGACGCGCCCGTGTCCCACCGCAGCGACTGGTAGTAGGCGATGAAGACGCCGGACAGCGCGGCGAGGGCCGCGCCGCCGATCCACACGACCCGGATCACGCCCTCGACGTCGATGCCGGACGCTGCCGCGAGCGAGCGGTTGTCGGAGACGGCGCGGGTGGCCTTGCCGATCTTCGTGTACAGCAGCACGTAGGCGACGGCGAGGAGCAGCACGATCG
The nucleotide sequence above comes from Clavibacter sp. B3I6. Encoded proteins:
- a CDS encoding ABC transporter ATP-binding protein; this encodes MPDKTPVSAILDGDAGPGCAKRDPIIVAHGVSRQFGGLKAVDVDHLEIPRGSITALIGPNGAGKTTFFNLLTGFDKPNTGKWEFSGRNLAGMSAFRVARLGMVRTFQLTKALGGMTVLENMRLGATGQGGENFFSALIRPLWRKKEDEITERARGLLRKFKLDAKEEDYAASLSGGQRKLLEMARALMTKPELVMLDEPMAGVNPALTQSLLHHILDLKTEGMTVLFVEHDMHMVNEIADWVVVMAEGRIVAEGPPSTVMSDPAVIDAYLGAHHDTDLGTLTGQREVAKDMESDLVKDEIEKEAAEK
- a CDS encoding branched-chain amino acid ABC transporter permease; translated protein: MNTNFIFLAIGEIFSPTTAAYALATVGLVIHFGFTGLLNFGQAGFMAIGGYAFAITAVMYDWPVWASLLAAIVASTVFALILGIPTLRLRADYLSIVTIAAAEIIRLSVKTPEFSSVTGGSEGINGAAAGFNDLNPLPEGRFGAGVLTYSADQWWIRIVGWGLVGIACLLVFLLMRSPWGRVLKGVREDEDAVRALGKNVYSYKMQALVLGGVFGGLAGVVFILPRSLQPDNYGTQLTFFLYTIMLLGGAATIFGPVIGSIIFWVTLSLSDGLLSLAVSNEWLPISSTQQGPIRFIIVGVALMLLVIFRPQGIFGKKKETHFA